The Micromonospora sp. WMMD961 genome has a segment encoding these proteins:
- a CDS encoding alpha-glucuronidase — MNADESVHLEQLMFVDDPMETNATRVHAAWLPPEAFRALGARRVLVHGDGLLVDTVLNEVSRACARYGGRVWHSPSWDVDVDLVFALRGADELPNSAVRAARSAGEAALAEIGDGESLGDEGFLLARDGDVTVVLADAPAGLLYGLFHVVRLCAAAFDAERPPERHRPALRRRMLNHWDNVAVHPVMGQVERGYAGGSIFWQDGRPRGDLARIREYARLLAASGVNAISVNNVNVARTEALLLTDRLGDVAEIADVLRPYHIRVHLSVTFAAPVVLGGLSTADPLDEGVRAWWAATTRAVYDRIPDFGGYLVKADSEGQPGPFTYGRDHADGANVLAEALAPLGGVVHWRAFVYNHHQDWRDRSTDRARAAYDHFAPLDGRFRTNVVVQVKFGPVDFQTREPVSPVIAAMPATRIAVELQVTQEYTGQQRHVCHLGPWWGEVLRFAPWGPDGRTVADVAAGEAGAGGGLVAVANVGDDIFWTGHPLAQANLYTFGRLAWDPRRDPTAVLDEWITLTFPPSATADPDLVRRTLHEIMDDSWRTYERYTAPLGVGFMVNPGDHYGPGVDGYEYTRWGTYHFADRDGVGVDRTRASGTGFTGQYPPYWAQVYESPETCPDELLLFFHHVPYGHVLHSGSTVIQHIYDTHFAGVEEVTVMRRRWRALNGMIDPAVYERVADRLDEQVRCATEWRDQVNTYFYRKSGVPDERGRDIY, encoded by the coding sequence GTGAACGCCGACGAGTCGGTCCACCTGGAGCAGCTGATGTTCGTCGACGATCCGATGGAGACCAACGCAACACGCGTCCACGCGGCCTGGCTGCCGCCGGAGGCGTTCCGGGCGCTCGGCGCGCGGCGTGTCCTCGTCCACGGTGACGGGTTGCTCGTCGACACCGTGCTGAACGAGGTTTCGCGTGCCTGCGCACGCTACGGAGGGCGGGTATGGCATTCCCCCTCCTGGGACGTCGACGTCGACCTGGTGTTCGCCCTGCGCGGCGCCGACGAGCTGCCCAACTCGGCGGTGCGGGCGGCGCGGTCGGCGGGGGAGGCGGCGCTGGCCGAGATCGGCGACGGGGAGTCGCTCGGCGACGAGGGATTCCTGCTGGCCCGCGACGGCGACGTGACAGTGGTGCTGGCCGACGCGCCCGCCGGCCTGCTGTACGGCCTGTTCCACGTGGTGCGCCTCTGTGCGGCGGCCTTCGACGCCGAGCGCCCGCCGGAGCGGCACCGGCCGGCGCTGCGTCGGCGGATGCTGAACCACTGGGACAACGTGGCCGTCCACCCGGTGATGGGCCAGGTCGAACGGGGGTACGCGGGCGGCTCGATCTTCTGGCAGGACGGCCGACCGCGCGGTGACCTGGCCCGGATCCGGGAGTACGCACGCCTGCTGGCGGCGAGCGGTGTCAACGCGATCTCGGTGAACAACGTCAACGTCGCCCGGACCGAGGCGCTGCTGCTCACCGACCGGCTCGGCGACGTCGCCGAGATCGCGGACGTGCTGCGTCCGTACCACATCCGGGTGCACCTGTCGGTCACCTTCGCCGCGCCGGTGGTCCTCGGTGGCCTGTCCACCGCCGATCCCCTGGACGAGGGGGTGCGGGCCTGGTGGGCCGCGACCACCCGCGCCGTGTACGACCGCATCCCCGACTTCGGCGGCTACCTGGTGAAGGCCGACTCGGAGGGTCAACCCGGCCCGTTCACCTACGGGCGTGACCACGCCGACGGGGCGAACGTGCTGGCCGAAGCGCTGGCCCCGCTCGGGGGAGTGGTGCACTGGCGGGCGTTCGTCTACAACCACCACCAGGACTGGCGGGACCGGTCGACCGACCGGGCGCGCGCCGCGTACGACCACTTCGCCCCGCTCGACGGCCGCTTCCGTACCAACGTGGTCGTGCAGGTGAAGTTCGGTCCGGTGGACTTCCAGACGCGGGAACCGGTCTCCCCGGTGATCGCGGCGATGCCGGCCACCCGGATCGCGGTGGAGTTGCAGGTCACCCAGGAGTACACCGGCCAGCAGCGGCACGTCTGCCACCTCGGTCCGTGGTGGGGTGAGGTGTTGCGGTTCGCGCCGTGGGGTCCGGACGGGCGAACGGTGGCCGACGTGGCGGCGGGCGAGGCGGGCGCGGGCGGCGGTCTGGTCGCGGTCGCCAACGTGGGCGACGACATCTTCTGGACCGGGCATCCGTTGGCGCAGGCCAACCTGTACACGTTCGGCCGGCTGGCGTGGGACCCCCGGCGGGACCCCACCGCGGTCCTCGACGAGTGGATCACGCTGACCTTCCCGCCGTCGGCGACCGCCGACCCGGACCTGGTGCGGCGGACGCTGCACGAGATCATGGACGACTCGTGGCGCACCTACGAGCGGTACACCGCCCCGCTGGGCGTCGGCTTCATGGTCAACCCCGGTGACCACTACGGCCCCGGCGTCGACGGGTACGAGTACACGCGGTGGGGCACCTACCACTTCGCCGACCGCGACGGGGTGGGCGTGGACCGCACCCGCGCGTCGGGCACCGGGTTCACCGGTCAGTACCCGCCCTACTGGGCGCAGGTGTACGAGTCGCCGGAGACCTGCCCGGACGAGCTGCTGCTCTTCTTCCACCACGTGCCGTACGGGCACGTCCTGCACAGCGGGTCGACAGTGATCCAGCACATCTACGACACCCACTTCGCCGGTGTCGAGGAGGTGACGGTGATGCGGCGTCGGTGGCGGGCGCTGAACGGGATGATCGACCCGGCGGTGTACGAGCGGGTGGCCGATCGGCTCGACGAGCAGGTGCGGTGTGCCACCGAGTGGCGCGACCAGGTCAACACGTACTTCTACCGCAAGTCCGGAGTGCCCGACGAGCGGGGACGGGACATCTACTGA
- a CDS encoding DUF624 domain-containing protein, translated as MSGAAQTWRQFGDGPLSRITSRVYILLVVELLLLLTTLPGLLPLLVLGRDPSNLPLAALFLVPVGPAVSAALYALRHQRTDLTDLRPAALFWRGYRANVAGVLRVCVPTLLWLTVLGMNLAYRDAVGLAGWWTVPLLLLAVGVTLCATNALVITSLFDFRTRDVLRLAVHFLVRTPGVTVGTALLLAAATGVTAVFSEAVLAMLGSVAVLALLRVGDPMVDLIRKEFAA; from the coding sequence GTGAGCGGCGCGGCACAGACCTGGCGGCAGTTCGGCGACGGACCACTGTCGCGGATCACCTCACGCGTCTACATCCTGCTCGTGGTCGAGCTGCTGCTGCTCCTCACCACTCTGCCCGGCCTGCTCCCGCTGCTGGTGCTGGGCCGCGACCCAAGCAACCTGCCGCTGGCCGCGCTGTTCCTGGTGCCGGTCGGCCCGGCGGTCTCCGCCGCCCTGTACGCCCTGCGTCACCAACGAACCGACCTCACCGACCTGCGCCCCGCCGCCCTGTTCTGGCGCGGTTACCGGGCGAACGTGGCCGGCGTCCTGCGCGTCTGCGTGCCGACGCTGCTGTGGCTGACCGTGCTCGGCATGAACCTCGCCTACCGCGACGCGGTCGGCCTCGCCGGCTGGTGGACGGTGCCGCTGCTGCTGCTCGCCGTGGGGGTGACCCTCTGCGCGACCAACGCCCTGGTGATCACCTCACTGTTCGACTTCCGTACCCGTGACGTGCTCCGGCTGGCCGTGCACTTCCTCGTGCGTACCCCCGGTGTCACGGTCGGCACCGCGCTGCTGCTGGCGGCGGCGACCGGCGTCACCGCGGTCTTCTCCGAGGCGGTGCTGGCGATGCTCGGCTCGGTCGCGGTCCTGGCGCTGCTACGCGTCGGTGACCCGATGGTCGACCTGATCCGGAAGGAGTTCGCCGCATGA
- a CDS encoding beta-galactosidase: MSLPVTAKVPFGGDYNPEQWPEDVWKQDHRLFDSARIDLVTLGVFDWALTQPAEDVYDFSLLDRVVERAAAEGRGICLATGTGAHPAWLAKAYPEVTRTDFEGRKHRFGQRHNACPSSPVHHRLSVELARRVARRYADTPAVLAWHVGNEYGGACYCDLCAAAFRDWLRTRYGSLDDLNAAWYTTFWSHTFTDWDEIEPPSALTEHWRGPEHTAFQGITLDYLRFTSDAMLTNFRDEKAAIRESSPTLPVTTNFMGMYRPIDYHRWAAHLDFASWDNYPPDDESAARMALTHDLMRGLKDGQPFWLMEQSPGATACRDVNPLKRPGLMRLWSWQAVAHGADAVLFFQLRASRGASEKYHGAVIGHAGRSDTRVFREVAELGAELDRLGPASLGARTPARVALLFDWDSWWALEISDGPSRLVRYQQVVLAYHRALWDAGVDLDVVAVTADLSGYDVVVAPALHMLKGDLAQRLEDVAARGGSVLTTFLSGRVDENDQAFLMDVPGPLGQLMGVRVDEWDARGPGVVNPVRLGAGADQVDVEARLLFELVIPQGAQVVGTYQADFYAGTPAVTRNSFGAGDGWYVAAGLEQAGVSWVVRRVLARHDVLGPYPDVPDLESAVRVAPDGSRLLFLLNHRAEPVEVTARSSGVDLLTGDRIWTGSTVRLPAYGVVVLKEDR; encoded by the coding sequence ATGAGCCTGCCCGTCACCGCCAAGGTGCCCTTCGGAGGCGACTACAACCCGGAGCAGTGGCCCGAGGACGTGTGGAAGCAGGACCACCGTCTCTTCGACAGCGCCCGGATCGACCTGGTCACCCTCGGCGTGTTCGACTGGGCGCTCACCCAGCCCGCCGAGGACGTCTACGACTTCTCGCTGCTGGACCGGGTCGTGGAGCGAGCTGCGGCCGAGGGGCGCGGGATCTGCCTGGCGACCGGCACCGGCGCCCACCCGGCGTGGCTGGCGAAGGCGTACCCGGAGGTGACCCGCACCGACTTCGAGGGTCGCAAGCACCGGTTCGGCCAGCGGCACAACGCCTGCCCCAGCTCCCCGGTCCACCACCGGCTCTCCGTCGAGCTGGCCCGCCGGGTCGCCCGCCGCTACGCCGACACGCCGGCGGTGCTCGCCTGGCACGTCGGCAACGAGTACGGCGGCGCCTGCTACTGCGACCTCTGCGCGGCAGCCTTCCGCGACTGGTTGCGCACCCGCTACGGCAGCCTCGACGACCTGAACGCGGCCTGGTACACCACGTTCTGGTCGCACACGTTCACCGACTGGGACGAGATCGAGCCGCCGTCGGCGCTGACCGAGCACTGGCGCGGCCCGGAGCACACCGCGTTCCAGGGCATCACCCTGGACTACCTACGGTTCACCTCCGACGCCATGCTGACCAACTTCCGCGACGAGAAGGCCGCCATCCGTGAGTCCAGCCCGACGCTGCCGGTCACCACGAACTTCATGGGCATGTACCGGCCGATCGACTACCACCGCTGGGCCGCCCATCTGGACTTCGCCTCCTGGGACAACTACCCGCCGGACGACGAGTCCGCCGCTCGGATGGCGCTGACCCACGACCTGATGCGAGGGCTCAAGGACGGCCAGCCGTTCTGGTTGATGGAACAGTCCCCGGGCGCGACCGCGTGCCGGGACGTCAACCCGTTGAAGCGGCCCGGCCTGATGCGGTTGTGGAGTTGGCAGGCGGTGGCGCACGGTGCCGACGCGGTGCTGTTCTTCCAGCTGCGCGCCTCCCGGGGTGCCAGCGAGAAGTACCACGGCGCGGTCATCGGCCATGCCGGCCGCTCCGACACCCGGGTGTTCCGGGAGGTCGCCGAGCTGGGTGCCGAGCTGGACCGCCTCGGCCCGGCGTCGTTGGGCGCGCGGACGCCGGCCCGGGTGGCGCTGCTCTTCGACTGGGACAGCTGGTGGGCGTTGGAGATCTCCGACGGCCCGTCCCGGCTGGTCCGCTACCAACAGGTGGTGCTCGCGTACCACCGGGCGCTCTGGGACGCCGGGGTGGACCTGGACGTCGTCGCGGTGACCGCCGACCTGTCCGGCTACGACGTGGTCGTCGCGCCGGCGCTGCACATGCTCAAGGGCGACCTGGCGCAGCGCCTGGAGGACGTGGCGGCGCGCGGCGGGTCGGTCCTGACCACCTTCCTGTCGGGTCGGGTGGACGAGAACGACCAGGCCTTCCTGATGGACGTGCCGGGACCGCTCGGGCAGCTGATGGGTGTCCGGGTCGACGAGTGGGACGCACGGGGGCCGGGGGTGGTCAACCCGGTCCGCCTCGGCGCCGGCGCCGACCAGGTCGACGTCGAGGCGCGGCTGCTGTTCGAGCTGGTGATTCCGCAGGGTGCGCAGGTGGTCGGCACCTACCAGGCCGACTTCTACGCGGGCACACCGGCGGTGACCCGCAACTCCTTCGGTGCCGGCGACGGCTGGTACGTGGCAGCCGGTCTGGAACAGGCCGGGGTCTCCTGGGTGGTCCGCCGGGTGCTCGCCCGGCACGACGTGCTCGGGCCCTACCCGGACGTCCCGGACCTGGAGTCCGCCGTCCGGGTCGCGCCGGACGGGTCGCGACTGCTGTTCCTGCTCAACCACCGGGCTGAGCCGGTCGAGGTGACCGCCCGGAGCAGTGGCGTCGACCTGCTCACCGGCGACCGGATCTGGACCGGCTCAACTGTGCGCCTACCGGCGTACGGCGTCGTCGTGCTGAAGGAGGACCGGTGA